Proteins from a genomic interval of Terriglobales bacterium:
- a CDS encoding methyl-accepting chemotaxis protein — translation MSIKKKLYYGFGGVLLVLTLLFLVMTGGIWRQQSAQGALKNALEAKSATGDVKYQMMQNRLALANYLLSGDTREADKMHAGVTELDKQIKIAEAKAITPEQRTAMARVRELEQKWSADFAAPLIAKRKDVDAGNATVAELQIFYLQQDPAAWLKRSTEPLDMADEANARMLADQERSTSTASVLMWSISIIMFLLCFALGGAVARFTAKSITVPLTQLIGVAREIGDSGDLEHTIDTSSKDEIGDLARTFQNMVTYLKEMAAVSEAIAGGDLSVEVLPRSKRDTLANAFMAMTTGLRQLVKSVRDSAAQVASGSNQVADASDESAKISVHASSAIDEVTSTMHEMSINVQNMVKNTQTQASSVSETSASIDQMVASIQRVADTAKVLLDISQRSREEVQAGITTMEKATDGLNRINGSIRSSGEIIGALGQRADDIGKIIEVIDDLAEQTNLLALNAAIEAARAGEHGLGFAVVADEVRKLAEKSASSTKEISELIQSIQKEARKAVDNMERSTTIVNEGLTLGSDLSTALKKISNVVTEVYKFAQEIGAATNEQSHGSAQIAKATTRLNEITHEINSSVEEQASGAQAVVKAMEKMRELVQQSTSGSTELAASAEQMSKMSRMLLEAMDRFVIEGANGNAAYGASQRRQQFEQGGRVAAAAAARN, via the coding sequence ATGAGCATCAAGAAGAAGCTCTACTACGGATTCGGCGGCGTCCTGCTCGTCCTGACGCTGCTCTTCCTGGTCATGACGGGCGGCATCTGGCGCCAGCAGTCAGCCCAGGGCGCGCTCAAGAACGCGCTCGAGGCCAAGAGCGCGACCGGCGACGTGAAGTACCAGATGATGCAGAATCGCCTGGCGCTCGCCAACTACCTGCTCAGCGGCGACACCCGCGAAGCCGACAAGATGCACGCCGGCGTGACCGAGCTCGACAAGCAGATCAAGATCGCGGAAGCCAAGGCCATCACGCCCGAGCAGCGCACCGCGATGGCTCGCGTCCGCGAGCTGGAGCAGAAGTGGAGCGCCGATTTCGCCGCGCCCCTCATCGCCAAGCGCAAGGACGTCGACGCCGGCAACGCCACCGTCGCGGAGCTGCAGATCTTCTACCTGCAGCAGGATCCCGCCGCCTGGCTCAAGCGTTCCACCGAGCCGCTCGACATGGCCGACGAAGCCAACGCGCGCATGCTCGCCGACCAGGAGCGCTCCACCAGCACCGCCAGCGTCCTGATGTGGTCCATTTCCATCATCATGTTCCTGCTGTGCTTCGCCCTGGGCGGCGCGGTCGCGCGCTTCACCGCCAAGTCCATCACCGTGCCCCTGACACAGCTCATCGGCGTCGCGCGGGAGATCGGTGACTCCGGCGACCTCGAGCACACCATCGACACCAGCAGCAAGGACGAGATCGGCGATCTCGCCCGCACCTTCCAGAACATGGTCACGTACCTGAAGGAGATGGCGGCCGTCTCCGAAGCCATCGCCGGCGGCGATCTCTCCGTCGAGGTGTTGCCGCGCTCCAAGCGCGACACTCTCGCCAACGCCTTCATGGCCATGACGACTGGCCTGCGCCAGCTCGTCAAGAGCGTGCGCGACAGCGCCGCGCAGGTCGCCTCGGGCTCCAACCAGGTCGCCGACGCCTCCGACGAGTCCGCCAAGATCAGCGTCCACGCCTCCTCGGCCATCGACGAAGTCACCAGCACCATGCACGAGATGTCCATCAACGTGCAGAACATGGTCAAGAACACGCAGACGCAGGCCTCCAGCGTCAGCGAGACCTCCGCCTCCATCGACCAGATGGTCGCCTCCATCCAGCGCGTGGCCGACACCGCGAAGGTCCTGCTCGACATCTCGCAGCGCTCGCGCGAAGAAGTGCAGGCCGGCATCACCACGATGGAGAAGGCCACCGACGGCCTCAACCGCATCAACGGCTCCATCCGCTCTTCCGGCGAGATCATCGGGGCGCTCGGCCAGCGCGCCGACGACATCGGCAAGATCATCGAGGTCATCGACGACCTCGCCGAGCAGACCAACCTGCTGGCGCTCAACGCCGCCATCGAAGCGGCGCGCGCCGGCGAGCACGGCCTGGGCTTCGCGGTCGTGGCCGATGAAGTCCGCAAGCTCGCCGAAAAATCCGCTTCCTCCACCAAGGAGATCAGCGAGCTCATCCAGTCCATCCAGAAGGAAGCCCGCAAGGCGGTCGACAACATGGAACGCTCGACCACCATCGTCAACGAGGGCCTCACCCTGGGCAGCGACCTCTCCACCGCGCTCAAGAAGATCTCCAACGTCGTCACCGAGGTCTACAAGTTCGCGCAGGAGATCGGCGCCGCCACCAACGAGCAGTCGCACGGCTCGGCGCAGATCGCCAAGGCCACCACGCGCCTCAACGAGATCACGCACGAGATCAACTCCTCGGTCGAGGAGCAGGCCTCGGGCGCGCAGGCCGTCGTCAAGGCCATGGAGAAGATGCGCGAGCTGGTGCAGCAGTCCACCTCCGGCTCCACCGAGCTGGCGGCTTCCGCCGAGCAGATGTCGAAGATGTCGCGCATGCTGCTGGAAGCCATGGACCGCTTTGTCATCGAAGGCGCCAACGGCAACGCCGCGTACGGCGCGTCGCAGCGCCGCCAGCAGTTCGAGCAGGGCGGGCGCGTCGCCGCCGCGGCCGCGGCGCGGAACTAG
- a CDS encoding chemotaxis protein CheW, producing MATTKDLHIVGFRIGRETFGVPIELVHEIVRVPEITSVPDAPEYIEGVINLRGKIISVVDLRKRFGEREITWTKKNRILVAELEGKMVGLIVDSASEVLKLPRSEVDNPPNVFEEGELNYVVGVGKLNGRLIILIELGKILQRGELKRLGDLAEAAQSAASAGS from the coding sequence ATGGCCACGACCAAGGACCTGCACATCGTCGGGTTCCGCATCGGGCGCGAGACCTTCGGCGTCCCCATCGAGCTCGTGCACGAGATCGTGCGCGTGCCCGAGATCACTTCCGTCCCCGACGCGCCCGAGTACATCGAGGGCGTCATCAACCTGCGTGGCAAGATCATCTCCGTCGTCGACCTGCGCAAGCGCTTCGGCGAGCGCGAGATCACGTGGACCAAGAAGAACCGCATCCTCGTCGCCGAGCTCGAGGGCAAGATGGTCGGCCTCATCGTCGACTCCGCGTCGGAAGTCCTCAAGCTCCCGCGCAGCGAGGTCGACAATCCGCCCAACGTCTTCGAGGAAGGCGAGCTGAACTACGTGGTCGGCGTCGGCAAGCTCAACGGACGGCTCATCATCCTCATCGAGCTGGGCAAGATCCTGCAGCGCGGCGAGCTGAAGCGGCTGGGCGATCTGGCGGAGGCGGCGCAGTCGGCCGCCTCGGCGGGCTCCTAG
- a CDS encoding energy transducer TonB: MSFDRLKKWVALGVLASAVLAAATPNALAEDRKAKSKVAPAYPELAKRMNVSGTVKIEVVITPAGTVKSAKAVGGHPLLIDSAMEAVKKWKFEPAGEETTQVVAFDFTRPQ, encoded by the coding sequence GTGTCTTTTGACAGACTCAAGAAGTGGGTAGCCCTGGGAGTGCTGGCCTCGGCGGTTCTGGCAGCGGCGACCCCGAACGCGTTGGCGGAGGACCGCAAAGCGAAGAGTAAAGTAGCGCCTGCGTATCCCGAGCTCGCCAAGCGCATGAACGTTTCGGGGACGGTCAAGATCGAGGTCGTGATCACGCCCGCCGGCACGGTGAAGAGTGCCAAGGCGGTCGGTGGCCATCCGCTCCTGATCGATTCCGCCATGGAAGCCGTGAAGAAATGGAAATTCGAGCCGGCCGGCGAAGAGACGACCCAGGTCGTGGCCTTCGATTTCACCAGACCTCAGTAA
- a CDS encoding chemotaxis response regulator protein-glutamate methylesterase has protein sequence MSDPVRVLVVDDSALMRKLIPQILERDSSIHVVGTAMDGSFGLKKIEELKPQVVTLDLEMPRMDGIETLREIHKKYRIPVIVVSAHTTQGASATFKALSLGAFDFVAKPKDAAQARMDEIAAELITKIKAAAQTKMPAAPVEFKPLPALRRPPKSLGKPHAAPSKIVAIGISTGGPNALQYVLSQLPPDFPGSIIVVQHMPEGFTDLFARRLDECCAIEVKEAQSGDLLVAGRALICPGNRHMKVRRMPLGNIVVLSDEERVNGHRPSVDVLFRSVAQEFGREAIAALMTGMGEDGAEGLGAVKAAGGLTIAQSEDSCIVYGMPKAAIERGNAIRVVPLDMMANTFQAQCVPDRMKAVRA, from the coding sequence ATGAGCGATCCCGTTCGCGTCCTTGTGGTCGACGACTCCGCCCTCATGCGCAAGCTCATCCCGCAGATCCTCGAGCGCGACTCGAGCATCCACGTCGTCGGCACCGCCATGGACGGCAGCTTCGGCCTCAAGAAGATCGAGGAGCTCAAGCCGCAGGTGGTCACCCTCGACCTCGAGATGCCGCGCATGGACGGGATCGAGACCCTGCGCGAGATCCACAAGAAGTACCGCATCCCGGTCATCGTGGTGAGCGCGCACACCACGCAGGGCGCCTCCGCGACTTTCAAGGCGCTCTCGCTCGGCGCCTTCGATTTCGTCGCTAAGCCGAAAGACGCCGCGCAGGCGCGCATGGACGAGATCGCCGCGGAGCTCATCACCAAGATCAAGGCCGCCGCCCAGACCAAGATGCCCGCGGCGCCCGTGGAGTTCAAGCCGCTCCCCGCCCTGCGCCGCCCGCCCAAGTCGCTCGGCAAGCCGCACGCCGCCCCCTCCAAGATCGTCGCCATCGGCATCTCGACCGGCGGCCCGAACGCGCTCCAGTACGTGCTCTCGCAGCTCCCGCCGGACTTCCCCGGCTCCATCATCGTGGTCCAGCACATGCCCGAGGGCTTCACCGACCTGTTCGCGCGCCGGCTCGACGAATGCTGCGCCATCGAGGTCAAGGAAGCCCAGTCCGGCGACCTGCTGGTCGCCGGCCGCGCGCTCATCTGCCCCGGCAACCGCCACATGAAGGTCCGCCGCATGCCCCTCGGCAACATCGTCGTCCTGTCGGACGAGGAGCGCGTGAACGGCCATCGCCCGTCGGTCGACGTGCTGTTCCGCTCGGTCGCGCAGGAGTTCGGCCGCGAAGCCATCGCGGCCCTGATGACCGGCATGGGCGAGGACGGCGCCGAGGGCCTGGGCGCGGTCAAGGCCGCGGGCGGCCTGACCATCGCGCAGAGTGAAGATTCCTGCATCGTGTACGGCATGCCGAAGGCGGCCATCGAGCGCGGTAACGCCATCCGCGTCGTCCCGCTCGACATGATGGCCAACACCTTTCAGGCGCAGTGCGTGCCCGACCGCATGAAGGCGGTGCGAGCTTAG
- a CDS encoding protein-glutamate O-methyltransferase CheR, which yields MATTPSLQIQLTEPELKLLQTLVYQECGMYFDERRVHFLQDRLQRRLKATGLESFYRYYQLLTSREGKAELSALLENLTVNETSFFRNKPQLDLFHKVTLEEILHKKTERRDWSLRVWSAGCSTGQEPYTIAMLICDALAYYYLRNPLPFEMPSPKPLIPPPWRVEILASDINYSVLRAAQEGSYPENHMEPVDYSYRLRYFDKVGDRYAVKKAVKEMVHFDFHNLKTEFLPQRNDVIFCRNVMIYFDEAEQKRLVDKFYRCLNREGFLFVGHAESLFGLTDKFKMIHVNNGTAYQRIEAGA from the coding sequence ATGGCGACCACACCGAGTCTTCAGATCCAACTGACGGAGCCGGAACTCAAGCTGCTGCAGACCCTGGTCTACCAGGAGTGCGGCATGTACTTCGACGAGCGCCGCGTCCACTTCCTCCAGGATCGCCTCCAGCGCCGCCTCAAGGCCACCGGCCTCGAGAGCTTCTACCGCTATTACCAGCTGCTCACCAGCCGCGAAGGCAAGGCCGAGCTCTCCGCCCTGCTCGAGAACCTCACCGTCAACGAGACCAGCTTCTTCCGCAACAAGCCGCAGCTCGACCTCTTCCACAAGGTCACGCTGGAAGAGATCCTGCACAAGAAGACCGAGCGCCGCGACTGGTCGCTGCGCGTGTGGAGCGCCGGCTGCTCGACCGGCCAGGAGCCCTACACCATCGCGATGCTCATCTGCGACGCGCTCGCCTACTACTACCTCCGCAATCCGCTGCCCTTCGAGATGCCGAGCCCGAAGCCGCTCATCCCGCCGCCCTGGCGCGTGGAGATCCTCGCTTCCGACATCAACTACTCCGTGCTGCGCGCCGCGCAGGAAGGCAGCTATCCCGAGAACCACATGGAGCCGGTCGACTACAGCTACCGCCTGCGCTATTTCGACAAGGTCGGCGACCGTTACGCCGTCAAGAAGGCCGTCAAGGAGATGGTCCACTTCGACTTCCACAACCTGAAGACGGAGTTCCTGCCCCAGCGCAACGACGTCATCTTCTGCCGCAACGTGATGATCTATTTCGACGAAGCCGAGCAGAAGCGCCTGGTCGACAAGTTCTACCGCTGCCTGAACCGCGAAGGCTTCCTCTTCGTCGGCCACGCGGAGAGCCTCTTCGGCCTCACCGACAAGTTCAAGATGATCCACGTCAACAACGGCACAGCGTACCAACGCATCGAGGCAGGCGCGTGA
- a CDS encoding response regulator translates to MEQYAALLRSKDKQPIRYLVVDDSVFARKNLTKMIEIFGGQVAGEAGDGLTAITEYERSRPDVVLMDITMPQMEGIEAAERIVRTHPEARVIMVSSVGYQENIVTALQKGARHFVQKPVKPEVLYEVIKYVLGEDAIAVAATAAGDK, encoded by the coding sequence ATGGAACAGTACGCGGCGTTGCTTCGCAGCAAGGACAAGCAGCCGATACGGTATCTGGTGGTCGACGACTCCGTCTTCGCCCGCAAGAACCTCACCAAGATGATCGAGATCTTCGGCGGCCAGGTGGCCGGCGAAGCCGGCGACGGCCTCACCGCCATCACCGAGTACGAGCGCTCGCGCCCCGACGTCGTGCTCATGGACATCACCATGCCCCAGATGGAGGGCATCGAGGCCGCCGAGCGCATCGTGCGCACCCATCCCGAAGCGCGCGTCATCATGGTCTCCTCCGTCGGCTATCAGGAGAACATCGTGACCGCCCTGCAGAAGGGCGCCCGCCACTTCGTGCAGAAGCCGGTCAAGCCCGAGGTGCTCTACGAGGTCATCAAGTACGTCCTCGGCGAAGACGCCATCGCTGTGGCCGCCACCGCGGCAGGAGACAAGTAA
- a CDS encoding chemotaxis protein CheA: protein MSFFSDDKASELKELFFESAQELLQTLNDEALELEKRPGDAETVRSIRRTVHTLKGDSAACGYRDLSELAHELENVLTPELAKTAQAARIPEVVLAAADTFQSMLAAYRNNLQPPSGDALREHVKRLTSAPAAETSFAPRFAWSEYEQVVIADSAARGNAIFHVALQIDPNCPMRAAAMQMIRNVISDAGTVLVLHPDENAAPAQIDVVEIALASTHDEHWIARKSKIPAVVKEVVVVRSSAAPAAPAAAAPDDVLELSETPVPSIEAVMSAPAAGTAKDAPAKQAAHAVESSLRVDAERIDDVLNLVGELIIGKSMLLQTIGEFDKRFAKDPLRGRFADAMAFQARVLHDLQKSVMKIRMVPVEQLFRRVPRIIRDIAKAAGKEVALQVSGQDTDLDKSILDTLAEPLIHLVRNAVDHGLGTPQERVAAGKPAVGTIRLNAYHQGNQVVIEVSDDGRGIDRGKVVAKAIECGIVSADEANRMSEGEQLALIFHPGLSTAAQITEISGRGVGMDVVKTVLDRLKGSVGIVTRLGEGTTFQMKVPLTLAIIKALLFKVSDRLYAVPLGAVLEITRATEGEIHRVDNHEVIQLRNEVLTLVRLARLTRRKPSASKKLFIVVIAIGDRKFGLVVDRLVGEEELVIKALDDYLVATELVSGASILGDGTVVLILNIQAVVARLGREAAKGAHA, encoded by the coding sequence GTGAGCTTCTTCTCCGACGACAAGGCGAGCGAGCTCAAGGAGCTCTTCTTCGAGAGCGCGCAGGAACTCCTGCAGACGCTCAACGACGAAGCCCTCGAGCTCGAGAAGCGCCCCGGCGACGCCGAGACCGTGCGCAGCATCCGCCGCACCGTGCACACGCTCAAGGGCGATTCTGCCGCGTGCGGCTACCGCGACCTCTCCGAGCTCGCGCACGAGCTCGAGAACGTGCTCACGCCCGAGCTGGCAAAGACCGCGCAGGCCGCACGCATCCCGGAGGTCGTCCTCGCCGCCGCCGACACCTTCCAGTCCATGCTCGCGGCTTATCGCAACAATCTCCAGCCGCCTTCCGGCGACGCCCTGCGCGAGCACGTCAAGCGCCTGACCAGCGCGCCCGCCGCCGAGACCAGCTTCGCGCCCAGGTTCGCTTGGTCGGAATACGAGCAGGTCGTCATCGCCGACTCCGCCGCGCGCGGCAACGCCATCTTCCACGTCGCGCTCCAGATCGACCCCAACTGCCCGATGCGCGCCGCCGCCATGCAGATGATCCGCAACGTCATCTCCGACGCCGGCACAGTCCTCGTCCTCCATCCCGACGAGAACGCCGCCCCCGCCCAGATCGACGTGGTCGAGATCGCGCTTGCCAGCACGCACGACGAGCACTGGATCGCCAGGAAGTCGAAGATCCCCGCTGTGGTGAAGGAAGTCGTGGTCGTGCGCTCCAGCGCCGCGCCTGCGGCTCCCGCGGCCGCTGCTCCCGACGACGTGCTCGAGCTGAGCGAGACGCCCGTGCCCTCGATCGAGGCGGTGATGTCGGCCCCTGCCGCCGGCACCGCCAAGGACGCTCCCGCGAAGCAGGCCGCCCACGCTGTCGAGAGCTCCCTGCGCGTGGACGCCGAGCGCATCGACGACGTCCTCAACCTCGTCGGCGAGCTCATCATCGGTAAGTCCATGCTGCTCCAGACCATCGGCGAGTTCGACAAGCGCTTCGCCAAGGACCCGCTGCGCGGCCGCTTCGCCGACGCCATGGCCTTCCAGGCCCGCGTCCTGCACGACCTCCAGAAATCGGTGATGAAGATCCGCATGGTGCCGGTCGAGCAGCTCTTCCGGCGCGTGCCGCGCATCATCCGCGACATCGCCAAGGCCGCCGGCAAGGAAGTCGCGCTCCAGGTCAGCGGCCAGGACACCGACCTCGACAAGAGCATCCTCGACACGCTCGCCGAGCCGCTCATCCACCTTGTGCGCAACGCCGTCGACCACGGGCTCGGCACGCCCCAGGAGCGCGTCGCCGCCGGCAAGCCCGCCGTCGGCACCATCCGCTTGAACGCCTACCACCAGGGCAATCAGGTCGTGATCGAAGTCTCCGATGACGGCCGCGGCATCGACCGCGGCAAGGTCGTCGCCAAGGCCATCGAGTGCGGTATCGTCTCCGCCGACGAAGCGAATCGCATGAGCGAAGGCGAGCAGCTCGCGCTCATCTTCCACCCCGGCCTCTCGACCGCCGCCCAGATCACCGAGATCTCCGGCCGCGGCGTCGGCATGGACGTGGTCAAGACCGTCCTCGACCGCCTCAAGGGCTCGGTCGGCATCGTCACCAGGCTCGGCGAGGGCACCACCTTCCAGATGAAGGTGCCGCTCACGCTCGCCATCATCAAGGCGCTGCTCTTCAAGGTCTCCGACCGGCTCTACGCCGTGCCCCTCGGCGCCGTGCTCGAGATCACCCGCGCCACCGAAGGCGAGATCCACCGCGTCGACAACCACGAGGTCATCCAGCTCCGCAACGAAGTGCTCACACTTGTCCGCCTCGCGCGCCTCACCAGGCGGAAGCCGTCGGCCTCGAAGAAACTTTTCATCGTCGTCATCGCCATCGGCGATCGCAAGTTCGGGCTGGTCGTCGACCGGCTGGTCGGTGAAGAAGAATTGGTCATCAAGGCGCTCGACGACTACCTGGTCGCCACCGAACTGGTCTCCGGCGCTTCCATCCTGGGCGACGGCACGGTCGTGCTCATCCTCAACATCCAGGCGGTCGTCGCGCGCCTGGGCCGCGAAGCCGCGAAGGGAGCGCACGCATGA
- a CDS encoding chemotaxis protein CheX has product MKMELIQPFINAADAVLAETLQCPTKIGDVAMDEEAYRRKGTAAIIAIHGDIEGRVIFDLDSATAVKVASYLAGEPVAESADIVRETIFELANQIIGNAVTTLNDQGFRFKIAPPELHSDELGEKSNEEQEALVMCFDTDNGTMYMNIAMRYNRRRRTERAAVAG; this is encoded by the coding sequence ATGAAGATGGAGCTCATCCAGCCCTTCATCAATGCCGCCGACGCGGTCCTGGCCGAGACCTTGCAGTGCCCCACCAAGATCGGCGACGTCGCCATGGACGAGGAAGCCTACCGCCGCAAGGGCACCGCCGCCATCATCGCCATCCACGGCGACATCGAAGGGCGCGTCATCTTCGACCTCGACAGCGCCACCGCCGTGAAGGTCGCCAGTTACCTCGCCGGCGAACCCGTCGCCGAGAGCGCCGACATCGTGCGCGAGACCATCTTCGAGCTTGCCAACCAGATCATCGGCAACGCCGTCACCACCCTCAACGACCAGGGCTTTCGCTTCAAGATCGCGCCTCCCGAGCTCCACTCCGATGAGCTCGGCGAGAAGTCCAACGAAGAGCAGGAAGCGCTCGTGATGTGCTTCGACACCGACAACGGCACCATGTACATGAACATCGCCATGCGCTACAACCGACGCCGCCGCACCGAGCGCGCCGCCGTCGCCGGCTGA